From Methylopila sp. M107, a single genomic window includes:
- a CDS encoding EthD family reductase, translated as MSTKLVVMYPKPKDPAAFDSYFRGTHMPLVRKMPGLGAHSFGPSTGPDGGEGAYFWIFVGTFESPDALGAALSSPEGQTAVADIPNYSTGGDPTIAVIDATEG; from the coding sequence GTGAGCACCAAGCTCGTCGTCATGTATCCGAAGCCCAAGGACCCGGCGGCCTTCGACAGCTATTTCCGCGGCACGCACATGCCGCTCGTGAGGAAGATGCCGGGCCTCGGCGCGCACAGCTTCGGCCCCTCGACCGGTCCGGACGGCGGCGAAGGCGCGTATTTCTGGATTTTTGTCGGGACCTTCGAGAGCCCGGACGCGCTCGGCGCGGCGCTGTCGTCGCCGGAAGGCCAGACGGCGGTCGCCGACATCCCGAACTATTCGACCGGCGGCGACCCGACCATCGCGGTGATCGACGCCACCGAAGGCTGA
- the prfB gene encoding peptide chain release factor 2 (programmed frameshift), translated as MRAEIEQLVQDIEQSVGLLRRHLDWDQSQARLEELNHIAEDPTLWDDPSRAQKIMQERTALDDGMSGVLRIEQELKDNVELIELGEMEGDQGVIADAEKAIFALKEESARRQLESLISGEADGFDTFLEVHPGAGGTESQDWAEMLLRMYTRWAERRGFKIDVIDHQNGEQAGIKSATLQIKGHNAYGWLKTEAGVHRLVRISPFDSNARRQTSFASIDVYPVIDDTIKIEINESDVRVDTMRSGGAGGQHVNKTESAVRLVHNPTGIMVVSQGDRSQHKNRATAWDMLRAKLYEAELKKREAEAAADQAAKTDIGWGHQIRSYVLQPYQLVKDLRTGHTSTAPQDVLDGELDGFMEATLAQRAYGTEVDVEDVD; from the exons ATGCGCGCCGAGATCGAGCAACTCGTCCAGGACATCGAGCAGTCAGTCGGGCTGCTGAGGAGGCATCTT GACTGGGATCAGTCCCAGGCGCGCCTCGAAGAGCTGAACCATATCGCCGAGGATCCGACCCTCTGGGACGATCCCTCGCGCGCGCAGAAGATCATGCAGGAGCGCACCGCGCTCGATGACGGCATGTCCGGAGTCCTGCGGATCGAGCAGGAGCTCAAGGACAATGTCGAGCTGATCGAACTCGGCGAGATGGAAGGCGACCAGGGCGTCATCGCCGACGCCGAGAAGGCGATCTTCGCGCTGAAGGAAGAATCCGCCCGCCGCCAGCTCGAATCGCTCATCTCCGGCGAGGCCGACGGCTTCGACACCTTCCTGGAAGTCCATCCCGGCGCCGGCGGCACCGAGAGCCAGGACTGGGCCGAGATGCTGCTCAGGATGTACACCCGCTGGGCGGAGCGGCGCGGCTTCAAGATCGACGTCATCGACCACCAGAACGGCGAACAGGCCGGCATCAAGTCGGCGACCCTGCAGATCAAGGGCCACAACGCCTACGGCTGGCTGAAGACCGAGGCCGGCGTGCACCGGCTGGTGCGCATCTCGCCGTTCGATTCGAACGCGCGGCGCCAGACGAGCTTCGCCTCGATCGACGTCTATCCGGTGATCGACGACACGATCAAAATCGAGATCAACGAGAGCGACGTCCGCGTCGACACGATGCGCTCGGGCGGCGCAGGCGGACAGCACGTCAACAAGACCGAATCGGCCGTGCGCCTCGTGCACAATCCGACGGGCATCATGGTGGTCTCACAGGGCGACCGCTCGCAGCACAAGAACCGCGCCACCGCCTGGGACATGCTGCGCGCCAAGCTTTACGAGGCCGAGCTCAAGAAGCGCGAGGCGGAAGCCGCGGCCGATCAGGCCGCCAAGACCGACATCGGCTGGGGCCACCAGATCCGCTCCTACGTGCTGCAGCCCTACCAGCTCGTGAAGGACCTGCGCACCGGCCACACCTCGACTGCGCCGCAGGACGTGCTTGACGGCGAACTCGACGGCTTCATGGAAGCGACTTTGGCGCAGCGGGCTTATGGCACCGAAGTCGACGTCGAGGACGTGGATTAA
- a CDS encoding M23 family metallopeptidase has product MRFDDDRFGRSSDGADRIVIERGGKRTAIRLPRYGVIACFAALLGVTAWSVSAAGYMLFHDTVMAEIRQGAKASSRAYEAQISALRDELERVRTRRMVEKAGLDERLTELGLRQSLMEKRQARIAELAGAGAQDAAADEAALSFAPKPAPVDDAARALESVDREPTEERRSESGARKAEHVAASLDAAQALQDRALDGLSARNRARRATLERVYDAAGVARPALPSDGKGRGGPFEPLPAGALTFEARLDQISAERAVILAFERGLDRTPIRTPSRGASLSSGFGARTDPFLGRLAFHSGLDFDIDYGAPVKATAHGRVVSAGWSGGYGNMVEIDHGNGLSTRYGHLSSIEVAVGDELRIGATVGRVGSTGRSTGPHLHYETRVNGEAVNPLRFLNAGRLLVAKG; this is encoded by the coding sequence ATGCGGTTCGACGATGACAGGTTCGGCAGGTCCTCCGATGGAGCGGACCGGATCGTGATCGAACGCGGCGGCAAACGGACCGCGATCCGCCTGCCCCGCTACGGCGTCATCGCTTGCTTCGCAGCGCTTCTCGGCGTGACCGCCTGGAGCGTGTCGGCCGCCGGATACATGCTGTTCCACGACACGGTCATGGCGGAGATCCGGCAGGGGGCGAAGGCGTCGTCGCGCGCCTACGAGGCGCAGATCAGCGCCCTGCGTGACGAGCTGGAGCGCGTCCGCACCCGTCGCATGGTCGAGAAGGCCGGGCTCGACGAGCGGCTGACGGAGCTCGGCCTCAGGCAAAGCCTGATGGAGAAGCGCCAGGCGCGCATCGCCGAACTCGCAGGCGCCGGGGCGCAGGACGCCGCGGCAGACGAGGCCGCGCTGTCCTTCGCGCCAAAACCCGCGCCGGTCGACGACGCGGCGCGCGCGCTCGAAAGCGTCGACCGCGAGCCCACGGAAGAGCGCCGCAGCGAGAGCGGCGCCCGCAAGGCCGAACACGTCGCGGCCTCGCTCGACGCCGCCCAGGCGCTGCAGGACCGCGCCCTCGATGGACTGTCGGCCCGGAACCGGGCGCGCCGCGCCACGCTCGAGCGCGTCTACGACGCTGCGGGCGTCGCGAGGCCGGCGCTGCCCTCAGACGGAAAGGGCCGCGGCGGACCCTTCGAGCCCCTGCCCGCCGGCGCCCTGACCTTTGAAGCCCGGCTCGACCAGATTTCCGCCGAGCGCGCCGTGATCCTGGCGTTCGAGCGCGGCCTCGACCGGACGCCGATCCGCACCCCGTCGCGCGGCGCGTCGCTCTCCAGCGGCTTTGGAGCGCGTACCGACCCGTTTCTCGGTCGGCTCGCCTTCCACTCAGGGCTCGACTTCGACATCGACTACGGCGCGCCCGTGAAGGCGACGGCGCATGGCCGCGTCGTGTCGGCGGGCTGGAGCGGCGGCTACGGCAACATGGTCGAGATCGACCACGGCAATGGCCTGTCGACGCGATACGGGCACCTATCGTCGATCGAGGTCGCTGTCGGCGACGAGCTTCGCATCGGCGCGACCGTCGGCCGGGTCGGCTCGACCGGTCGCTCGACCGGCCCGCACCTGCACTATGAGACGCGGGTCAACGGCGAGGCGGTCAACCCGCTCAGGTTTTTGAACGCCGGGCGGTTGCTGGTGGCGAAGGGTTAA
- a CDS encoding peroxiredoxin, with protein sequence MSSTLELGAPAPDFELPGAGGETVRLKDFAGKTVVLYFYPKDDTSGCTKEAIEFNRLKGAFAAVGAEIVGVSPDSAASHDKFRAKHGLDLALAADESKAMLEAYGVWAQKSMYGRKYMGVERTTVLIGPDGRIARVWDKVKVAGHAEEVLAAAKALHV encoded by the coding sequence ATGAGCTCAACCCTCGAACTGGGCGCTCCGGCGCCGGATTTCGAACTGCCGGGCGCGGGCGGCGAGACCGTGCGCCTGAAGGATTTCGCAGGCAAGACGGTGGTGCTTTACTTCTATCCAAAGGACGACACCAGCGGCTGCACCAAGGAAGCCATCGAATTCAACCGGCTGAAGGGCGCGTTCGCCGCCGTTGGCGCGGAGATCGTCGGGGTCTCGCCCGACAGCGCGGCGAGCCACGACAAGTTCCGCGCCAAGCACGGCCTCGATCTCGCGCTCGCCGCCGACGAATCCAAAGCGATGCTGGAGGCCTACGGCGTGTGGGCCCAGAAGAGCATGTACGGCCGCAAATATATGGGCGTGGAGCGCACGACGGTGCTGATCGGCCCGGACGGGCGGATCGCCCGCGTGTGGGACAAGGTGAAGGTCGCGGGCCACGCCGAGGAGGTGCTGGCGGCCGCGAAGGCGCTCCACGTATAG